A single genomic interval of Juglans regia cultivar Chandler chromosome 1, Walnut 2.0, whole genome shotgun sequence harbors:
- the LOC109001448 gene encoding uncharacterized protein At4g28440, protein MATATATTATGVKAVAKRKPVFIKVDQLTPGTQGHTLAVKVVSSKPVKVTNSKPARSSMILSRPLHPARIAECLVGDETGAVVFTARNDQVDMMKPGATVILRNAKIDMFKGSMRLAVDKWGRVEVTEPANFEVKEDNNLSLVEYELVNVVEE, encoded by the exons ATGGCGACAGCGACAGCGACAACTGCAACAGGGGTTAAAGCGGTTGCGAAGAGGAAGCCTGTGTTCATCAAGGTGGACCAACTGACGCCCGGCACGCAAGGCCACACCCTCGCTGTCAAGGTTGTCAGCTCCAAGCCCGTCAAGGTCACCAACAGCAAGCCTGCCCGATCGTCTATGATTTTGTCTCGGCCCCTACACCCCGCACGTATTGCCGAGTGCCTCGTCGGCGACGAGACGGGGGCCGTCGTCTTCACTGCTCGCAACGATCAAG TTGATATGATGAAGCCAGGTGCCACTGTGATCCTGCGGAATGCAAAGATTGACATGTTTAAGGGGTCTATGAGGCTAGCAGTTGATAAATGGGGACGTGTTGAGGTCACTGAACCTGCAAATTTTGAAGTTAAAGAGGATAACAATCTCTCTCTTGTGGAGTATGAGCTAGTTAATGTCGTTGAAGAATGA
- the LOC109001447 gene encoding 30S ribosomal protein S9, chloroplastic — protein sequence MSTSLSSLTFSFSSLSFSSHISHKPNSLSFHRPRSLSLSHLSAPPSLVFLASAAPPAELETTDLKKYVKSRLPGGFAAQTIIGTGRRKCAIARVVLQEGTGKVIINYRDAKEYLQGNPLWLQYVKVPLVTLGYESNYDVFVKAHGGGLSGQAQAISLGIARALLRVSEDHRRPLRKEGLLTRDSRIVERKKVGLKKARKAPQFSKR from the exons ATGTCGACTTCCTTATCCTCCCTCACCTTCTCCTTCTCTTCCCTCTCCTTTTCCTCCCATATTTCCCACAAACCAAACAGCCTCTCTTTTCACCGGCCCAGGTCCCTCTCCCTCTCGCACCTGTCCGCTCCCCCTTCTCTCGTCTTCCTCGCCTCCGCCGCCCCCCCGGCAGAGCTTGAGACGACGGACCTAAAGAAGTACGTTAAATCCAGGCTTCCCGGTGGCTTCGCCGCCCAAACAATTATCGGCACCGGCCGCCGAAAATGTGCCATTGCTCGCGTCGTCCTCCAAGAAGGTACCGGCAAAGTTATCATCAATTACCGTGACGCCAAG GAATATCTTCAAGGCAATCCATTGTGGCTTCAGTATGTCAAAGTCCCATTGGTAACTTTGGGATATGAAAGTAATTACGATGTTTTTGTCAAAGCTCATGGGGGAGGACTCTCTGGTCAAGCTCAGGCAATCTCCCTGGGCATTGCTCGTGCACTGCTAAGGGTAAGTGAGGACCACAGAAGACCTCTGAGAAAGGAAGGGCTTCTGACCAGGGACTCCAGAATTGTTGAGAGGAAGAAAGTTGGTCTCAAGAAAGCTCGCAAAGCCCCACAGTTCTCCAAACGTTGA